Within Vicia villosa cultivar HV-30 ecotype Madison, WI linkage group LG1, Vvil1.0, whole genome shotgun sequence, the genomic segment atatatttatatatttatataataattataaaaattaaaaaaatgagttttttaatttataataattattatatatttatatattaattattatatatttatatattatatatttatatatttcacttacaaaattaataattattattatatatttatatatttctattctgattcataattaaaaatgagttataattttttatttagtttaaaaataatttacttatggaattaaaatgtttttgatttatataagttaaaaataattttgaactttaaaattgtttagaaaattttgattcacattgattttattgattcaccttcattttattaatTCACCTTGAtcttatacctattaattgtattgattcaccttgattttaattttttaataattattgaattctttcggaagtgtatatccgaaacattccaagaccaatttggtcttggaatatttcggatatgcatctccgaagacaccccctcccaaaaaaagtgttttcggaaatgcatctccgaaaacccaaaaaggggtgttttcggaaatgcatctccgaaaacactttttttttttcatgttttcggaagtgcatttccgaaataagacaaattttgaaaaaaaagcatttcggaaatgcatttccgaagtgagggtattttgggtttttcaccagaagtggccaagaaaagagggaggtagagaaagaaatttccttatttttaatatttttagtttttaaatcaataatcaatatttcaaacaaatcatcgaTTGTTTTTGATAAACTCAAAGACCATGAAATTCGGTAATCGAAAACTGATCTCTAAAAAACAATActcttttatattattttgatataCTCGTAAGTTTGTGGTGTATCGTATAGAGCTGTTAAAATGGACTATTCGGCTCTAAACGAACGGGCTCTGACGGGTCCTGGACTTTTTAGGACTGGGTCAAAAAAGTCCGATTTAATATAGACTCGAGAATTACTACTCGAGCCCGGCCCTGGATGGGCTTCGGGCTCCCCACCCCTAAACGggctttttaattaaaaaattaaaataaaactccgTGATATTTAttataactaaaattaaaaattatagtattttaaacataatacatttttaagtattatattatctcttatgaatactataatgtgtttttaaatacaatatatgtccaaattgtataaaataatacttaaatatttaaaataacgaaaaaaaactaatataatacaatctaagaatgttgattatattaatgtgttaaatttaaaagtgaaacatcgaatagaatagagataaaatttagtaaggagagaaaaatcaatatgataTTTTAGAgtaaacaatataaatattaatatatatatatatatatatatatatatatatatatatatatatatatatatatatatatatatatatatatatatatatatatatatatatatatatatatataattttataattatgcgggcctaatCGATTACCCATGACCCATGTGAGCTAGCCCTAATAGATAGCGGACTTTCTAGAGCTGgactaaaaaacctaaaaaatatggACTCTAATTTTAAGGCACAAGCCCTTTAATTTTTCAGACCTGACGGGCCGGTTCATATAAACTAACTCATTTTGACAGCTCTGGTATCTGGATGCATGTTAAACTCACCCTACAAATACACAAGAAGATAAAtcattaaacaaatattttataaatataataatatatttaataatagtgAACTTATATATCAGCCACAAATAATCAGACAGAGCAAGTGCACATGTATTTTACTATTTATtacaataaaattatttattttaaacaacGTTAAACACaccttgaaatttttttaaaatatattattaatattattattattgactaaAAGTTAATtgtctatttaaaataaaaaatatatatattaactttTTTATGCCAAATACTATTATTTGTGAAGATATTCTattgaaaaaaattgtatttatatattacatacaaaaatataatatttaaatatttattgaataatattTTATCATGACCTTTTTGTAAGTAAACAAAaaaatgtataataagtttattttatatttcttttatatatttaatacaaatgaaaaaatgaatttcatttttaatattattatatttataaaaaaaattctttcaatAAAAAATGACTTACAATTATATTTGTTAAGAATCCtttaaaagttattttttcaaattaataataaaattttcctATTTAAAGTCtctttttcaaaagataaaattaaaaatatttaataaaatatcttAATTCAATGGATGATAAACTTTTTTGACCAAATGTTCCATGAATTTAAGATGGTCAATCAACTAATATAAATTAATCTAAGGAAGGGTGCAAGACAAAAACTCAACATTGTCTATTCTTCATTTGGTTCTTTAACATTTCCTAACTTCAATATCCTTTTAGTCATGGCAAACAATGATAAGAATTCATCCGATTCACTCCCTAAAAATCATGACCTGAAAAATGATGTCTCCATTAACATGGGTGAACATAGTGCTGATAGTGACATTGGTAGAGCTGAAGGAGAAATGTCCAATGAAGGAATGGAGATTCAAAAAacaaacactaataatcaaaatgTAAAAATTTCATGTCAAATGGAGGATCTTACTCTTGGTAGCAAGGGTACAAGAAACAAAAAACCATCCAAAAGTGATTCTGCAATTCTGGTAACAAAATTTGGGGCGCCCGCAATGGAATCGATGGGCGCTAGCTTTCTCCATCGAAAAAGGAAATTTTTTGAAGGTATATACACTTTAACattgattattttaatttgtttagtCACCTATATATCATAtggaaaaattattttgtaaaacttACAAGTAAATTACAATTTTCAACAAAGTCATTTCGACTTTACTTTATTTGTTTGATTAGTAGATGTCTAAAAtcgatttaaattaaaattaaggtaCACAAGATATTTCGATTCAAGTTTTAAAAAAGGTTTACAGTATATACAATATCTGGGTTATATTAGTTATTCTTTTTTATGAGTGCAAAATTTGTAAAATATAATGAAAAATATTTCAGATTcaaattacaaaaataatattaataatatataattataaaccatgtatcaaaataattaaatagaactAAATATGTGAGATGTAATtgagaaaataataattatgatgATTCAATACAATgttcataaaaaaaatcatagaTTCTCAATATATAATATGCAATCTTAAACTATAATCAATCATAGAACAATTTAATTAAATCTTCCTCTTTATTATTATAACAAATGTGTGAATGTTATCTTAATTTGAATCTTGTACAAGTCTTGTAGAGAATATTGGAATCCATTGTTTTTAtgcataatttaaaaattatttaaactaaatGATCAATTATATAAAACTAGATTTAAGTAATATTGATATGTACTCTCTTGActacttttaaaattaaataatgttGTTCTCAAGTGTTTTTATTCTATATTTtggttcattttatttaattattattattgatttatggcagatgaagatgaagatgaagtgatGAGTAAAAAAGTCGTTTTCCATAATAATATTTCTACAGAAGAAGTTAAAGCACAACAGGAAATGGACACTCCACTAAAAGATAACATTTCTGCTGTTGAAGGTTAGATTTCTTATATCTAACAATTTTGTTTAGTTGTGTGTGCTTGTAAATGTAATGTGAatatgaattgaaagataaagttaaaaataaagaaCAATTGAGGATATCTTTTAGAATGACATGTGCCACACTCTTTATGAGTGTTTCCTTCCCTACTCTAGATAGGAATTTCTTCTTCAATCTCTTCAACGTATTCTATGTCAGATCAATGACAAAGGAAAATAATGTCCTTCTTAGATCATTCCATTGAAACCGGAAAGCATGCGAACATTGACAAAAACATCAACTTCTTTACTCATATTACTTCACAAGTCGTTCTTATATCTTTAATAGCCTTGCTTTAGTTAAAAGATGTTCCATACTTATCAAGTTTAGACATATGCATTCTTGCTAGAGTACCAGAAACTATCATCTAAAAAAAATTGGTGTGAAATTAGAGGAGTCATCTTTACAACTTTTATCCATATAGATGAAACAACAATATTTCAAATCATAGCAAAATCATACCTCAACTTAGCCCTACCACCCTAAAGAGAGGGGAAATTGAAATAGAAGCCTATGATCACTAAGGAAAACCACCCGATAATCTAACCACAAAGACAAATCTATCTCACAAGTGACAAAAAATGGGATGCCGACTCAACTAAAGCCCCACACAAGGGACAAGAGAATCAATCCAGTTTAATATTCACCCCATGTTTTCTTTAGAGGGAAACTTGTCTTACAAAGCTGATGAGAAAAGACTACAATCTTATAAAGAACTCAACTAATCAAGATGATGGGAAAGGTCAAATTCTCAACCATGTGAGAGGAGAAAGAAAAGTTATTACGGTTCAGCTAGACTTGGTAAGCTGGGGAAATCaagaatatatgatatatgaatccATATccacttctctctctctctctctctctctctctctctctctctctctctctctctctctctctctctctctctctctctctctctctctctctctctctctctctctctctctctctctctctctctctctctctctctctctcgtaaaTCATAGGAGAACAGATATAAGATTATCATTGACTAGTAAATCACGAAAAAAAAAGGGTCTCCTCCACCTCAGATATTAGGTTAGGTTCCCATTTTCCCATCGAGTAATCTCTCCCACTAACTCATCAGGTTGATTAGAAACAGTAAACAACCTAAAAAACCTATTCTTAAGTGAAATGGGTCTAACCCATAGATCCCAAAAACTAGTCTGAATTTGCATGCCCACTCTCTTTAAGATTCATAAAGTAGAAACATATTTCCACAGAGTAGAAACTGGCTGAAAGCCCGTGTTTCTTCGTCGAAGATAAGAACAAACTAAAGCACTATATTTAGCTAGTAGAATATCGCATCAAAGATTAGAAACACTTGCaatcaatcttcatcttcatttgaTCAATAGGGATAAACTATACAACTGAAGATTCAACCCCTAGTCCCCATATTTTCGCTTAGCTTTACAAATGGCCTCCCACTTGATCCAAGAGATCTTAACATCTCCCATCACTCTTCCCCACAAGAACCTTATTTGAATTGAtattatcttcttccaaaccTTCACAAGAATCTTCAAAAAAGAAATATAGAAGATGGGGATAGCATTAAGTACCAAAGTAAAATCACTCGACCATCCAAAGTAACGTATGTGTTTCCAAAAGTGGTGTCTCTTGGTTAAAACCTAGATACTTAAAGGATAGGGTTTTAATCTTAT encodes:
- the LOC131608979 gene encoding uncharacterized protein LOC131608979 isoform X2, translated to MANNDKNSSDSLPKNHDLKNDVSINMGEHSADSDIGRAEGEMSNEGMEIQKTNTNNQNVKISCQMEDLTLGSKGTRNKKPSKSDSAILVTKFGAPAMESMGASFLHRKRKFFEDEDEDEVMSKKVVFHNNISTEEVKAQQEMDTPLKDNISAVEDQAGVGPSGGNEAEGEGESSCGIGNGKAKWINTFDLNELPNDEDAEEDKA
- the LOC131608979 gene encoding uncharacterized protein LOC131608979 isoform X1 is translated as MANNDKNSSDSLPKNHDLKNDVSINMGEHSADSDIGRAEGEMSNEGMEIQKTNTNNQNVKISCQMEDLTLGSKGTRNKKPSKSDSAILVTKFGAPAMESMGASFLHRKRKFFEDEDEDEVMSKKVVFHNNISTEEVKAQQEMDTPLKDNISAVEVADQAGVGPSGGNEAEGEGESSCGIGNGKAKWINTFDLNELPNDEDAEEDKA